Sequence from the Helianthus annuus cultivar XRQ/B chromosome 13, HanXRQr2.0-SUNRISE, whole genome shotgun sequence genome:
aaacctaatcctaatcctaaacctccaaaaaaactaaccctaaaagctaaactagactcaaaaagctaattttaagcatgtaatgcaattgtactacatgttatattgcacatgtgcactactataataatagtgttgaaaacaagacgacaccataaatctttttttatgtcataaaaaatatgctcgaatatacttgaatgaaagataagaaaatttgtgatcttatggtgccaaaaattgttttaaaatgataacgtatggagaaatgggaaatgtttgaaaaattatatatttttttttccagttttacccctccttcattaaaagtctccctccccctcctttttagtggattttagttagttttctagttttctcatttatatttagttttctcatgatcctctccctatatatatatatatatatatatatatatatatatatatatatatatatatatctatactatatataatatacatatccaaaggacttcttaaggtcattaaaatttccttaaaacacccctaaagcatgatgtacaagtgttttaagcatCAGAAAACATCCATTTCCACTTATACCCTTCAACTAAAAAAAACACGGATACATCAGGGTTTCACTCTCatttcaaaacatttcaaaatgcCCGCTTCctgctcctctctctctctctctctccggcGATTTTAGATCTGGATCTAGGGTTTTTCTCCATCACGTTTCTACTACTCCAATTCCTCATGGAAATCATTGGAATCAAACTCAAGTCTAGGTTTTGAACTTCACGGAGTAAGTGCTTTTCTGGATTTTGTCCGAATTCATTGGAATTTTATATTGTAGATCTAGGTTTCAAACTTTTGATATGAACCGATTTCGTTGAGGTAATTATTGTTTGGTTCTGTAAATATGAAATCCGTACCATTTGTTTTGTTACAGGAGTTGAGAGTCCCACAAAGATCGATGAAACTGAAAACACGCAGTGATGAACACCGATTTGTAAGAAACCCTAACTAAAGGTTTCTTCCGGTCTTCTCTTCTGATGGTTTCTTCCGGTCTGGTCTTCTCTGCTGATGGTTTCTTTGGTGCAGCCTAACTCTCTTTACTGTAAGTCTTTTTtgttttgcatcccccttttggGTTTACATTTCTGATATCGGTCTTACCCTTTGTGTTTTGAGTtcctcaaaatcaacaactggtACATGTGCTAATGATATCACcgtttgtggaatttccaaacctttttttgtgaattttcttttatataattgCAGTCAAGTAAGTGGAACCGAGATGCAGAAATTGAGGGTCACTTTGGAGAAGGTTAAGCAGCATAATTTGCAACTTGCTCTATCAAACATCTGAGTGATAGAGGTCTTTTTTCTTCACATAGTTTATTGAATTTTGTTATACATTTTTTTCTTGTTGTGATATACATTTAAATTTATGAGACATATTGTATCTATGTCATAGGAACTATGGTCAAGGAAAGGGTAAGTGATTCAGCACAATGCTAGGTAACTTGTCATTCTATTTAACTTTAAACAGTGGTCATATTCATATCGCTTTGTTTTGTTGTTTGAGTCAGCAAAAAGATCTCTATCATGAGCCTGGCTGCAAAAATCGCTTGATTATTGCAAAAAAAAAACGTGGAGTTGGAGGTTAGTTAGTTAATATATTCTTCATTTGTTAGTACATCACATGATACATAGCTTGAACTGTATTTTGCAGATGGTTGGTGCCTCTGGGAACAACTTGATGTGTTGTGTTCATTGAAGTCTGGTATTTCCGAGGAGGTCTTGAAGGCTTATGACGGCAACGATTTTCAAAAGCCTTCTCTTATGGCCATCGTAAGCCAGATCTACGATGTCTCACAACGCTGGTATAATAACATTAGGGTTTAGTTTAATTTTCTATGTTCAATCTATAAATAACACTTTCTGTGTTGATTTGTTGTTCTGGATACTGGCTTATAGTAAAAATTAGGGTTTAGAACATAATATAGGGGGATTTTGGTGTATTATTTCGA
This genomic interval carries:
- the LOC110898158 gene encoding uncharacterized protein LOC110898158, coding for MVKERQKDLYHEPGCKNRLIIAKKKRGVGDGWCLWEQLDVLCSLKSGISEEVLKAYDGNDFQKPSLMAIVSQIYDVSQRWCILQFLFFIKDTAGKVGSQIVREHLTLGFNVRAAVQSTHSRIFGESWIFVFC